Proteins from a single region of Xenopus laevis strain J_2021 chromosome 9_10S, Xenopus_laevis_v10.1, whole genome shotgun sequence:
- the mettl21a.S gene encoding protein N-lysine methyltransferase METTL21A, giving the protein MALVPYSDSGVQSLKRFHDSSASFNFVNHNIEIKQDWKQLGVAAVVWDAALVLCMYLESGGVHLKNSSVIELGAGTGLVGIVATLLGAQVTITDRDLALEFLRVNVRDNIPKDNLHKVSVRALNWGHSLEDFSTYDFILGADIIYLEETFPDLLKTFLHLSSQQSVILLSCRLRYQRDRDFLDMMKQHFDIAEVYYDKNTDVHIFRAQLKQRKEL; this is encoded by the exons ATGGCACTGGTGCCTTATAGTGACAGCGGAGTTCAAAGTCTGAAGAGATTTCATGATTCCAGTGCATCCTTTAACTTTGTGAACCACAACATCGAGATCAAGCAGGACTGGAAACAGCTGGGCGTTGCAGCAGTTGTCTGGGATGCT GCCTTGGTCCTTTGCATGTATCTGGAATCTGGAGGTGTCCATTTAAAAAACAGCTCTGTGATCGAGCTTGGTGCCGGTACAGGTCTTGTAGGGATAGTGGCTACATTGTTAG GTGCTCAAGTTACTATCACAGACCGAGACCTTGCACTGGAATTTCTTAGGGTGAATGTGAGAGATAACATTCCTAAAGACAATCTGCACAAAGTGTCTGTCAGAGCGCTGAACTGGGGCCACTCATTGGAAGATTTTTCCACGTATGATTTCATATTGGGAGCCGATATCATTTATTTGGAGGAAACATTTCCAGACCTGTTGAAAacattccttcacttgagctcaCAGCAGTCGGTCATTCTGTTGTCCTGTCGACTCCGCTACCAGCGAGACCGGGACTTCCTGGACATGATGAAGCAACATTTTGATATAGCCGAAGTTTATTATGACAAAAATACCGATGTGCATATATTCAGAGCTCAGCTTAAGCAAAGaaaagagctttaa